One genomic segment of Brassica napus cultivar Da-Ae chromosome A3, Da-Ae, whole genome shotgun sequence includes these proteins:
- the LOC106430600 gene encoding heat shock 70 kDa protein 10, mitochondrial, translating into MATAALLRSIRRRELASAPFSAYKCIQSSGKASLNGQNWRSFSRAFSSKPAGNDVIGIDLGTTNSCVAVMEGKNPKVIENAEGARTTPSVVAFNPKGELLVGTPAKRQAVTNPTNTLFGTKRLIGRKFDDPQTQKEMKMVPYKIVRAPNGDAWVEANGQQYSPSQVGAFVLTKMKETAEAYLGKSVKKAVVTVPAYFNDAQRQATKDAGRIAGLDVERIINEPTAAALSYGMTNKEGLIAVFDLGGGTFDVSILEISNGVFEVKATNGDTFLGGEDFDNALLDFLVNEFKTSEGIDLAKDRLALQRLREAAEKAKIELSSTSQTEINLPFITADASGAKHFNITLTRSRFEALVNGLIERTRDPCKNCLKDAGISAKEVDEVLLVGGMTRVPKVQTVVAEIFGKTPSKGVNPDEAVAMGAALQGGILRGDVKELLLLDVTPLSLGIETLGGVFTRLITRNTTIPTKKSQVFSTAADNQTQVGIRVLQGEREMASDNKLLGEFDLVGIPPSPRGIPQIEVTFDIDANGIVTVSAKDKTTGKEQQITIRSSGGLSEDDIQKMVRDAELHAQKDKERKDLIDTKNTADTTIYSIEKSLGEYREKIPSEVAKEIEDAVADLRTASSGDDVNEIKAKIDAANKAVSKIGEHMSGGGGSGGDSTPGGGGAQGGSDQTPEADYEEVKK; encoded by the exons ATGGCTACCGCCGCTCTCCTCCGCTCGATTCGACGCCGTGAACTCGCCTCCGCTCCTTTCTCAGCTTACAAATGC ATTCAAAGCAGCGGGAAAGCATCACTGAACGGTCAGAACTGGAGAAGCTTCTCAAGGGCATTTAG CTCGAAGCCTGCTGGGAATGACGTCATCGGTATTGACTTGGGTACTACTAACTCATGTGTTGCAGTCATGGAAGGCAAG AATCCGAAAGTGATTGAAAACGCTGAAGGTGCTCGAACCACACCATCAGTTGTAGCTTTCAACCCCAAAGGAGAGCTTCTCGTGGGGACACCAGCCAAGCGCCAAGCTGTGACCAATCCTACAAACACACTCTTTGGAACAAAGCGTTTGATCGGGAGGAAGTTCGACGATCCTCAAACGCAGAAGGAGATGAAGATGGTGCCTTACAAGATCGTGCGTGCCCCTAACGGCGACGCGTGGGTTGAAGCCAACGGTCAGCAATATTCTCCTAGTCAGGTTGGAGCGTTTGTGTTGACGAAGATGAAGGAGACGGCAGAAGCTTACTTGGGAAAGTCTGTTAAGAAAGCTGTTGTCACTGTTCCTGCTTACTTTAATGATGCTCAGAGGCAAGCTACTAAAGATGCTGGTAGGATCGCTGGTTTGGATGTGGAGAGGATTATCAATGAGCCGACGGCTGCTGCTCTTTCTTATGGGATGACTAATAAGGAAGGTTTGATTGCTGTGTTTGATCTTGGGGGTGGGACTTTCGATGTGTCTATTTTGGAGATTTCTAATGGGGTTTTCGAGGTGAAAGCTACTAATGGTGATACCTTCTTGGGAGGAGAGGATTTTGATAATGCTTTGTTGGATTTCTTGGTGAATGAGTTCAAGACCAGTGAGGGGATAGACTTGGCGAAAGATAGACTTGCTCTCCAGAGGCTTCGAGAAGCTGCTGAGAAGGCCAAGATCGAACTATCATCAACCTCTCAAACTGAGATTAACCTGCCGTTCATCACAGCTGATGCGTCTGGAGCGAAGCATTTTAATATCACGCTGACGAGGTCGAGGTTTGAAGCTCTGGTGAATGGCTTGATCGAGAGGACTCGTGATCCTTGCAAGAATTGTCTCAAGGATGCTGGTATAAGTGCTAAGGAAGTTGATGAGGTTCTTCTTGTCGGAGGGATGACTAGGGTCCCTAAGGTGCAGACTGTTGTTGCGGAGATCTTTGGGAAGACTCCTAGTAAAGGTGTGAACCCTGATGAGGCTGTTGCTATGGGAGCTGCGCTCCAAGGTGGTATCCTCCGTGGGGATGTCAAGGAGTTGCTGCTTTTAGATGTTACGCCTCTTTCGCTTGGTATTGAAACACTTGGTGGTGTCTTTACAAGATTGATTACACGAAACACAACCATCCCCACTAAGAAGAGTCAG GTGTTCTCAACTGCAGCAGACAACCAGACGCAAGTTGGGATCAGAGTGCTACAAGGAGAGCGTGAGATGGCATCAGACAACAAGCTATTAGGAGAATTCGATCTAGTAGGCATTCCACCATCTCCAAGAGGCATCCCTCAGATAGAAGTAACATTCGACATAGACGCAAACGGCATTGTCACCGTTTCCGCCAAGGACAAGACCACTGGTAAAGAGCAACAGATCACAATCCGATCATCCGGTGGGCTCTCGGAGGATGACATCCAGAAGATGGTGAGAGACGCAGAGTTGCACGCTCAGAAAGACAAAGAGAGGAAAGACTTGATCGACACCAAGAACACAGCCGACACGACGATTTACAGCATAGAGAAGAGCCTCGGTGAGTACAGAGAGAAGATCCCTAGTGAAGTCGCCAAGGAGATTGAAGATGCTGTGGCGGATCTAAGGACAGCTTCGTCTGGAGATGATGTCAATGAGATTAAGGCCAAGATTGATGCTGCGAACAAAGCTGTTTCGAAGATTGGAGAGCACATGTCTGGTGGTGGGGGTTCTGGTGGGGATTCTACaccaggaggaggaggagctcaGGGAGGCAGTGATCAAACTCCAGAGGCTGACTACGAGGAAGTGAAGAAGTGA